A single Thermococcus celericrescens DNA region contains:
- a CDS encoding NAD(P)-binding protein: MVKIIVNGKELDAPEGKPIIDFLREIGEHIPGFCYTNELNPYGSCRLCLVSTKRGVTTSCTLKPMEGLEVETLSDEVVSMRKTALELILSDHYGDCIGPCQDGCPAHSDVQGYLALIAMGKYHEAVKLMKEKYILPAVLGRVCPAFCEDACRRNLVEEPLAIRQLKRYAADYDLEHGPWMPEIPPSTGKRIAVVGGGPAGLACAYYLRTMGHEVTIIEAMPELGGMTRYGIPPYRLPRDVLDKDIATVINTGIEVKTNTALGRDVTLEELREKYDAVFLGVGAWRSRTMGIPGEELEGVMHGIEFLRKVNMGEKVELGERVIVVGGGNTAMDVARTALRLGAKVTVVYRRSKAEMPANEREVEEAMEEGVEFMFLTNPVKILGDGKVGEVELIKMRLGEPDSSGRRRPIPIEGSEFRVKADNVILAIGQYCDEEFLKSLGIEAKRGKALVDEVTLQTSVPGVFAGGDLVLGPSTVIESIATGRRAAIMIDLYLKGKLDKAKNVLTEPEKHIEEVLSDDDLYRVLFDLRPYNHWKKVTERDYEHVERKPRAKVKLLDPERRKKTFEEVEPALTEEQVLEEAQRCMSCGCMEVFRCKLREYATLYGAEQYAFEGEQNKFEIDESHPWVTLDNNKCVLCGQCVNFTHEVAGEGVLDYLFRGFKTRISPPLGETLGNMDGRFIGEMIDLCPVGAITEKLPFVKPGPWKTKPVKTVCNGCSFACEMNVEVYDGMLVRASRVENSWNGHLCDYCRFARPWAEDLTQPLLNGRPVSWEEAKRFMAERSYALVLTPELTNEEIARLKAFAEEKGIPIGSTVSGGLSTATLEDIRNAKRVLLKASVDKFPLLKILLKGKEIVEGGYDVAILEGEEPLDVPTLILYPGVNAAGLIKAGITGIPEAEAYVVIGRTERKLPGDVLVLPAGLWAAREGTVTNAFRMELRVGRAVEEASRVFELFFS; the protein is encoded by the coding sequence ATGGTCAAAATCATAGTCAACGGTAAGGAACTCGACGCTCCGGAGGGGAAGCCGATCATAGACTTCCTCCGTGAGATTGGGGAGCACATTCCCGGCTTCTGCTACACGAACGAGCTTAACCCCTACGGCTCCTGCAGGCTCTGCCTCGTCTCCACCAAGAGGGGCGTCACCACCTCTTGTACCCTCAAACCGATGGAGGGACTGGAGGTAGAGACCCTCAGCGACGAAGTCGTTTCGATGAGGAAGACGGCACTTGAGCTCATCCTCTCGGACCACTACGGCGACTGTATCGGCCCCTGTCAGGACGGCTGTCCGGCCCACAGCGACGTGCAAGGATATCTCGCGCTGATAGCCATGGGCAAGTACCACGAGGCCGTCAAGCTGATGAAGGAGAAGTATATCCTCCCGGCGGTCCTCGGAAGGGTCTGCCCGGCCTTCTGTGAGGATGCCTGCCGGAGAAACCTCGTGGAGGAGCCCCTCGCGATAAGGCAGTTGAAGAGATACGCGGCCGACTACGACCTCGAGCACGGTCCGTGGATGCCCGAGATTCCGCCCTCTACCGGAAAGAGAATAGCCGTCGTCGGCGGTGGGCCAGCGGGCCTTGCCTGCGCCTACTACCTCAGGACGATGGGGCATGAGGTGACCATAATCGAGGCGATGCCGGAACTCGGCGGAATGACCCGCTACGGCATTCCGCCCTACAGGCTGCCGAGGGACGTTCTGGACAAGGACATAGCGACCGTAATCAACACTGGAATAGAGGTGAAGACCAACACCGCCCTCGGAAGGGACGTAACCCTTGAGGAGCTCCGCGAGAAGTACGATGCCGTATTCCTCGGTGTCGGAGCGTGGAGAAGCAGAACGATGGGGATTCCGGGCGAGGAGCTTGAGGGAGTGATGCACGGTATAGAGTTCCTCAGGAAGGTCAATATGGGCGAGAAGGTCGAGCTCGGGGAGCGCGTCATAGTAGTCGGCGGCGGAAACACCGCCATGGACGTTGCTCGGACGGCTCTGAGGCTCGGTGCAAAGGTTACCGTCGTTTACCGCCGTTCGAAGGCGGAAATGCCCGCCAACGAACGCGAAGTCGAGGAGGCCATGGAGGAAGGCGTGGAGTTCATGTTCCTCACCAACCCTGTGAAGATTCTCGGAGACGGGAAGGTCGGGGAGGTAGAGCTCATCAAGATGCGTCTCGGCGAGCCGGATTCAAGCGGAAGGAGGAGGCCGATACCGATCGAGGGTTCGGAGTTCCGCGTTAAAGCGGACAACGTTATCCTCGCCATAGGCCAGTACTGCGACGAGGAGTTCCTCAAGAGCCTTGGCATCGAGGCGAAGCGCGGTAAGGCTCTCGTTGATGAGGTGACGCTCCAGACGAGCGTTCCCGGAGTTTTCGCCGGTGGCGACCTCGTCCTCGGGCCGTCAACGGTCATCGAGAGCATAGCAACGGGAAGAAGGGCCGCGATAATGATAGACCTCTACCTCAAGGGCAAGCTTGATAAGGCTAAGAACGTGCTTACCGAGCCCGAGAAGCACATCGAGGAAGTCTTAAGCGATGATGACCTTTACAGGGTTCTCTTCGACCTCAGGCCCTACAACCACTGGAAGAAGGTGACGGAGAGGGACTACGAGCACGTTGAGAGGAAGCCGAGGGCGAAGGTGAAGCTCCTCGACCCCGAGAGGAGGAAGAAGACCTTCGAGGAGGTCGAGCCGGCCTTAACCGAGGAGCAGGTTCTTGAGGAGGCCCAGCGCTGTATGAGCTGCGGCTGTATGGAGGTCTTCCGCTGCAAGCTGAGGGAGTACGCGACGCTTTACGGTGCCGAGCAGTACGCCTTCGAGGGCGAGCAGAACAAGTTCGAAATCGACGAGAGCCACCCATGGGTGACGCTCGACAACAACAAGTGCGTCCTCTGCGGCCAGTGCGTCAACTTCACCCACGAGGTTGCTGGAGAGGGAGTCCTCGACTACCTCTTCCGCGGATTCAAGACGAGGATCTCGCCGCCGCTCGGAGAGACCCTTGGAAACATGGACGGCAGATTCATCGGGGAGATGATAGACCTCTGCCCGGTTGGGGCAATAACGGAGAAGCTCCCCTTCGTCAAACCCGGCCCGTGGAAGACGAAGCCCGTCAAGACCGTTTGCAACGGCTGTTCCTTCGCCTGCGAGATGAACGTGGAGGTTTACGACGGCATGCTCGTGAGGGCTTCGAGGGTGGAAAACTCATGGAACGGGCACCTCTGCGACTACTGCCGCTTCGCCAGGCCGTGGGCCGAGGATCTTACTCAACCGCTCCTTAACGGGAGGCCCGTGAGCTGGGAGGAGGCAAAGCGCTTCATGGCCGAGAGGAGCTACGCCCTGGTACTGACTCCTGAACTGACGAATGAAGAAATCGCCAGGCTCAAGGCCTTTGCGGAGGAGAAGGGCATTCCAATAGGTTCAACCGTGAGTGGAGGCCTCTCCACGGCTACGCTGGAGGACATCAGAAACGCCAAAAGGGTTCTCCTGAAGGCAAGCGTGGATAAGTTCCCGCTCCTTAAGATACTCCTGAAGGGCAAGGAAATCGTTGAGGGGGGTTACGACGTTGCGATACTTGAGGGGGAAGAACCTCTCGATGTTCCGACGCTGATACTCTATCCCGGCGTTAACGCGGCGGGGCTCATCAAAGCCGGGATAACCGGAATACCTGAGGCTGAAGCCTACGTTGTCATCGGAAGGACGGAAAGGAAGCTGCCGGGTGACGTACTGGTGCTCCCGGCGGGCCTCTGGGCAGCCAGGGAGGGAACCGTGACCAATGCCTTTAGGATGGAGCTGAGGGTAGGAAGGGCCGTTGAAGAGGCCAGCAGGGTTTTTGAGCTCTTCTTCTCCTGA
- a CDS encoding ATP-binding protein, with product MFVDRREELGLLEERLKNGKAEFVVVYGRRRIGKTTLLLEFLRRNGGVYLLARETSKVENLRRFSERLAEVFNDELLRKNPFQSWDAFFEYLHQRSKEKRLILVIDEFPYLVKGDKALPSILQEYWDLKLSEGRIFLIICGSSVSMMERLLGYKSPLYGRRTGQLRLRPLDFFNARSFLLGYPIEEFMKAYGILGGTPAYLLEFSDGKSLEENLRDYFRPDSFLYGDALFILREELEEPRNYFAIMEAIARGKTSLGEIMTETGLERSLIGKYLSVLIELELVRREVPVTASRKSRKGRYYINDPYFSFWFRYVHPNSDLIETGQGELLVGLVMEDLPAYTGVVFEDVARQFLLRLNRAGKLPFRFTKIGRWWHKSEEIDLVALNEREKKALFVEVKWKGLSERKARGILNRLERRAELVGLGGWEKWYGVVAKSIEGKEKLEGEKWLAWDLRDLEGIGGSGIKRKRNSP from the coding sequence ATGTTTGTGGACAGGCGTGAAGAGCTGGGGCTTTTGGAGGAGAGGCTCAAAAATGGGAAAGCGGAATTCGTAGTCGTCTATGGCAGGAGAAGGATAGGGAAGACGACACTCCTCCTTGAGTTCCTCAGAAGAAACGGTGGCGTTTACCTCCTAGCGAGGGAGACGAGCAAAGTCGAAAACCTCAGGAGGTTTTCCGAGAGGCTAGCGGAGGTGTTTAACGACGAACTCCTGAGAAAGAATCCCTTCCAAAGCTGGGACGCGTTCTTTGAATACCTCCACCAGAGATCTAAGGAGAAGAGGCTCATCCTCGTCATAGATGAGTTCCCGTACCTCGTTAAGGGGGATAAAGCGCTGCCCTCCATTCTACAGGAGTACTGGGATTTGAAGCTCTCGGAGGGGAGAATTTTCTTAATCATCTGTGGTTCCAGCGTTTCCATGATGGAAAGGCTTCTAGGCTACAAGAGCCCCCTCTACGGCAGGCGAACCGGTCAGCTAAGGCTCCGACCGCTCGACTTTTTCAACGCAAGGTCGTTCCTTTTGGGATACCCGATCGAAGAGTTTATGAAAGCCTACGGCATTCTCGGCGGGACACCGGCCTATCTCCTCGAGTTCAGCGATGGGAAGAGCCTTGAGGAGAACCTGCGAGACTACTTTAGACCCGACTCCTTCCTGTACGGTGATGCGCTCTTCATTCTCAGGGAAGAGCTTGAAGAGCCAAGGAACTACTTCGCTATAATGGAAGCCATCGCAAGGGGGAAAACTTCGCTTGGAGAAATAATGACTGAGACCGGCCTTGAGAGGTCATTGATTGGAAAGTATCTCTCCGTTCTAATCGAGCTTGAACTGGTGAGGCGTGAAGTCCCTGTAACTGCGAGCAGGAAGAGCCGGAAGGGACGATACTACATCAACGATCCTTATTTTTCCTTTTGGTTCCGTTACGTCCACCCAAACTCTGACTTAATTGAGACAGGGCAGGGGGAGCTTCTCGTGGGTCTCGTTATGGAGGACCTTCCGGCGTACACTGGCGTTGTCTTTGAGGACGTTGCAAGGCAGTTTTTGCTCAGATTGAACAGGGCAGGAAAGCTTCCGTTCCGCTTTACGAAAATCGGCCGTTGGTGGCACAAGAGCGAGGAGATTGACCTCGTTGCCTTAAACGAGCGGGAGAAAAAGGCCCTATTCGTTGAGGTAAAGTGGAAAGGCTTAAGCGAGAGGAAAGCGAGGGGGATTTTGAATAGGCTGGAGAGGAGGGCGGAGCTTGTAGGTCTGGGGGGATGGGAGAAGTGGTATGGAGTGGTGGCGAAAAGCATCGAAGGCAAAGAAAAGCTGGAAGGAGAGAAGTGGCTTGCATGGGATCTGAGAGACCTTGAAGGCATTGGTGGTTCAGGCATTAAACGAAAAAGGAACTCTCCTTAA
- a CDS encoding aminotransferase class V-fold PLP-dependent enzyme produces MRKSLFPSLRRFKAYLNTASLGLMPSTAILEATKLLNDVIEFKGEVNSVDYMDEVVLKPLLDEAARLMKVNPENVGLSIQTTEGLRRILLAMKPKRGQNIVSLDTEFPTVPALLKSYSKRFGLELRVVENRNGVHSLEDIEKAIDDNTFAVVLSSVNWVTGQRLNLRELSRMAHEHGAWLIVDAVQHLGVLRLFPEKEGVDALSAGGEKWLLSPDTGAGLIYVSDELLDEMKPITGLLNNEPPTGEWGSWWGLPEKDPWGELKPAEGVKKLDFGGGAPYLIAAAFKASLKLINEIGIEEIERHNLRLAGRIRDEALNADLEVLAEGSSIVTIKTGLSYEEEERLYQKLAAEGISVSHRGVLGHYGIRASPHLYNTLDDVEMFLEELFTVMGR; encoded by the coding sequence ATGAGAAAAAGCCTGTTTCCCTCGTTAAGAAGGTTTAAGGCCTACCTGAACACCGCGAGCCTCGGCCTGATGCCGTCAACCGCGATTCTTGAGGCAACAAAGCTCCTCAACGACGTTATCGAGTTCAAAGGGGAGGTCAACTCAGTCGACTACATGGACGAGGTCGTTCTGAAGCCGCTGTTAGATGAGGCGGCAAGGCTGATGAAGGTTAACCCGGAGAACGTCGGCCTCTCGATACAGACGACCGAGGGACTTAGAAGAATACTCCTGGCAATGAAGCCCAAGAGGGGGCAGAACATCGTCTCGCTGGACACGGAGTTTCCAACCGTGCCCGCGCTTCTCAAGAGCTACTCGAAGAGGTTCGGCCTCGAGCTGAGGGTCGTGGAGAACAGGAACGGGGTTCACAGCCTAGAGGACATCGAAAAGGCAATAGACGACAACACCTTTGCGGTAGTCTTAAGCTCCGTCAACTGGGTCACCGGGCAGCGGCTCAACCTCAGGGAGCTTTCGAGGATGGCTCACGAACACGGCGCCTGGCTGATAGTTGACGCCGTCCAGCACCTCGGGGTTCTGAGGTTGTTCCCGGAGAAGGAGGGCGTTGATGCGCTTTCAGCGGGCGGTGAAAAATGGCTCCTCAGCCCAGACACTGGGGCGGGCCTAATCTACGTCTCGGACGAGCTTCTAGATGAGATGAAGCCGATAACCGGCCTGCTGAACAACGAACCGCCGACGGGTGAATGGGGCAGCTGGTGGGGACTGCCCGAGAAGGACCCCTGGGGTGAGTTGAAACCTGCTGAAGGCGTCAAGAAGCTCGACTTCGGCGGCGGAGCCCCGTATCTCATAGCCGCGGCGTTTAAAGCCTCGCTGAAGCTGATAAACGAGATAGGCATCGAAGAGATAGAACGACACAACCTCCGACTGGCGGGCAGAATAAGGGACGAAGCCTTGAACGCCGACCTTGAGGTTCTCGCGGAGGGTTCCTCGATAGTCACAATAAAAACAGGGTTGAGCTACGAGGAAGAGGAAAGACTGTATCAGAAGCTCGCCGCGGAGGGGATTTCAGTCAGCCACCGCGGCGTTCTCGGCCACTACGGGATAAGGGCCTCGCCGCATCTCTACAACACGCTGGATGACGTCGAGATGTTCCTGGAGGAGCTGTTCACGGTTATGGGACGCTGA
- a CDS encoding asparagine synthetase A: MNALQIVTRKIEPVMEIQTRIIDYMTGYMVSEGFKWMLPVMLSSITDPLWPDPAAEEALRPPEVEVYGSRLRLTHSMILHKQMAVAMGIDKLFILSPNVRLEGRSADDGRHAYEFTQLDFEIAHASMDDVMSLIEGLISGLFKEARSWGLEREVPKVKPPFKRFTLEEIEEKFGDEDEASKAMKEPFWVTDIKREFYDREDPEKPGHFRNYDLYLPEGYGEVSSGGEREWEYEVIVRKMKSAGISLEAFRPYLEVAKAGLLRPSAGAGIGVERLIRYMVGAKHIAEVQPFPRIPGVPAVI, translated from the coding sequence ATGAACGCTCTCCAAATTGTGACCAGAAAAATTGAACCAGTTATGGAGATACAGACGAGGATTATTGACTATATGACAGGATACATGGTGAGTGAGGGCTTCAAGTGGATGCTCCCAGTGATGCTCAGCTCCATCACCGACCCCCTCTGGCCCGATCCGGCCGCCGAAGAGGCGCTCAGACCGCCTGAGGTCGAGGTCTACGGCTCGAGACTGAGACTGACCCACAGCATGATACTCCACAAGCAGATGGCGGTGGCGATGGGAATAGATAAGCTCTTCATCCTCTCGCCTAACGTGAGGCTTGAGGGCCGCTCCGCGGACGACGGAAGGCACGCCTACGAGTTCACCCAGCTCGACTTCGAGATAGCCCATGCCAGCATGGACGACGTGATGAGCCTCATCGAGGGCCTCATCAGCGGGCTCTTTAAGGAAGCAAGAAGCTGGGGGCTCGAGAGGGAGGTGCCCAAAGTCAAGCCGCCCTTCAAGCGCTTCACCCTGGAGGAGATAGAGGAGAAGTTCGGGGACGAGGACGAGGCCAGCAAGGCCATGAAGGAACCCTTCTGGGTGACCGACATCAAGAGGGAATTCTACGACAGGGAGGACCCGGAAAAGCCCGGCCACTTCAGGAACTACGACCTCTACCTGCCAGAGGGCTACGGCGAGGTCTCGAGCGGCGGTGAGAGGGAGTGGGAGTACGAGGTCATCGTCAGAAAGATGAAGAGCGCCGGGATAAGCCTTGAGGCATTCAGACCGTACCTTGAAGTGGCCAAGGCAGGTCTCCTGAGGCCCAGCGCCGGGGCCGGAATCGGCGTCGAGAGGCTAATCCGCTACATGGTGGGGGCAAAGCACATAGCTGAGGTGCAGCCGTTCCCGAGGATTCCGGGTGTCCCGGCCGTTATCTGA
- a CDS encoding P-loop NTPase family protein: protein MGVYIFTPEDLIRYGAATEEQFEVLKNAILSKKDILVVGSSRSGKTKLVEALMHFIPDDWKVAVITAYGEFKPFKPNIVVMDTQFDSQPLERRTSDVISKIRTLNPDYVVIDTLHTVDAARIFRELIDDYAFIVTSLALTDDIKDEVRHWLRISGETFDKFDIVVELKRDFRTGRKSIDRIYEVKNGELRPVI, encoded by the coding sequence ATGGGAGTGTACATATTCACGCCTGAGGACCTGATACGCTACGGCGCCGCAACCGAGGAGCAGTTTGAGGTTCTGAAGAACGCGATTCTCTCCAAGAAGGACATCCTCGTGGTTGGTTCCAGCCGCTCCGGAAAGACCAAGCTCGTTGAGGCGCTGATGCACTTCATACCCGACGACTGGAAGGTCGCTGTTATAACCGCCTACGGCGAGTTCAAGCCCTTCAAGCCGAACATCGTTGTCATGGATACTCAGTTCGACAGCCAGCCCCTGGAGAGGCGCACCTCGGACGTTATCTCAAAAATCAGGACTTTGAATCCCGACTACGTCGTCATCGACACCCTTCACACCGTTGACGCTGCAAGAATATTCCGCGAGCTTATAGACGATTACGCATTCATAGTGACCTCCCTCGCCCTCACGGACGATATAAAGGACGAGGTCAGGCACTGGCTCAGGATAAGCGGTGAGACCTTCGACAAGTTCGACATAGTCGTCGAGCTCAAGAGGGACTTCAGAACCGGCAGGAAGAGCATAGACCGCATATACGAGGTAAAGAACGGGGAACTCAGGCCCGTTATTTAG
- a CDS encoding pyridoxal-phosphate-dependent aminotransferase family protein has translation MELRFEMEYEEAYREVYELVKPKYGLFTAGPVACFPEVLAIMSVQMFSHRSAEAKEVHVDTLNRLKAFLEAEKGEIIMFPSSGTGFMEAAVRNTVPRGGKVLVTTIGAFGDRFADVVNANGREAVILRKEPGYAIKPEELDETLRKNPDVVAVTITYNETSTGVLNPLPELAKVVHEHDKLLFVDAVSAMGGADIKFDEWGLDMIFASSQKAFGVPPGLAVAAVSERVFEIAEKMPERGWYFDLPLYKKFNGKKKGTPSTPPLPQIFGLNVVLRIVEKMGGKKEWLGMYRKRSETIREGVKEMGLGVLAEPGYESPTITAVVVPEGMKGVDVYNAMRERGFELAKGYGSVAEKTFRIGNMGYMTFEDIEEMLANLREVIEKLKG, from the coding sequence ATGGAACTCAGGTTCGAAATGGAGTATGAAGAAGCCTACAGGGAAGTTTACGAGCTCGTCAAGCCGAAGTATGGGCTCTTTACCGCCGGACCCGTTGCATGCTTCCCCGAGGTTCTCGCCATAATGAGCGTTCAGATGTTCAGCCACCGCTCGGCCGAAGCTAAGGAGGTTCACGTTGACACCCTCAACAGACTCAAGGCTTTTCTTGAAGCCGAGAAAGGCGAGATAATAATGTTCCCCAGCTCCGGAACCGGCTTCATGGAGGCGGCCGTCAGGAACACCGTGCCAAGGGGAGGAAAGGTCCTGGTCACGACGATAGGCGCCTTTGGGGACAGGTTTGCCGATGTCGTCAACGCCAACGGCAGGGAAGCCGTCATCCTGAGGAAGGAGCCTGGATACGCAATCAAGCCGGAGGAGCTCGACGAGACCCTCAGAAAGAACCCCGACGTCGTTGCGGTAACCATAACCTACAACGAGACCTCAACCGGTGTCCTCAACCCGCTCCCCGAGCTGGCGAAGGTCGTTCACGAGCACGACAAGCTACTCTTCGTCGATGCTGTCTCAGCCATGGGTGGCGCGGACATAAAGTTCGACGAGTGGGGCCTAGACATGATATTCGCCAGCTCCCAGAAGGCCTTTGGCGTCCCGCCGGGGCTCGCGGTGGCGGCCGTCAGCGAACGCGTTTTTGAGATCGCCGAGAAGATGCCCGAGCGCGGATGGTACTTCGACCTGCCGCTCTACAAGAAGTTCAACGGCAAGAAGAAGGGAACCCCCTCAACTCCCCCGCTTCCGCAGATATTCGGCCTCAACGTCGTGCTCAGGATAGTCGAGAAGATGGGCGGAAAGAAGGAATGGCTCGGCATGTACAGGAAGAGGAGCGAGACCATCCGCGAAGGCGTCAAGGAGATGGGACTCGGCGTTCTGGCTGAGCCTGGCTACGAGAGCCCGACGATTACAGCGGTCGTCGTCCCCGAGGGAATGAAGGGCGTCGACGTCTACAACGCTATGCGCGAGCGTGGCTTCGAGCTGGCCAAGGGCTACGGAAGCGTGGCGGAGAAGACCTTCAGGATTGGAAACATGGGCTACATGACCTTCGAGGACATCGAGGAGATGCTCGCCAATCTCCGCGAGGTCATAGAAAAGCTTAAGGGCTGA
- a CDS encoding MFS transporter — protein MERRRLAGIVLLIISAFTGTIAFRLATPAIAFYTRDILRASMLSVSIVSMSFVLARAFSSVFGGLMLERGKRLVYIGAVAMMGNALAVQLYPLTSTWFQVAGIKLLNGFLNGLSWPMAQFVIAVATPKEIRARVTSVYFFFGSIASLLGNYVYAYTIDLGLAGQMWISSAFFILTGLIMVASYILLYERITPKRKKTPDGEKPSLEPKRVLIIASLMAVIVAFTSGEITYVYVSEALWMEKATTATLIGWAGFLSAMLSYGVSWLADVRSERRMILLTSLMAALSPLLAAVKTASTVFLGIFLALFAFQSFRPISRKVLASYHRSSLAIGGVNGVQNLSTFLGGMLFGFAYSLGELHGVVTLNLALLAFTPVSVALLWQGVKLKGGGE, from the coding sequence ATGGAACGAAGACGCCTCGCTGGAATAGTCCTTCTTATAATCTCGGCGTTCACCGGGACGATAGCCTTTCGCCTCGCCACTCCAGCCATAGCGTTCTACACGCGCGACATACTCAGGGCCTCTATGCTCTCCGTGTCCATAGTCTCGATGTCGTTCGTGCTCGCAAGGGCATTTTCGTCAGTCTTTGGCGGGCTGATGCTCGAAAGGGGCAAGAGGCTCGTCTATATCGGCGCGGTAGCCATGATGGGAAACGCCCTGGCGGTTCAGCTCTACCCCCTGACCTCAACGTGGTTCCAGGTTGCCGGGATAAAGCTCCTCAACGGTTTTCTCAACGGTCTGAGCTGGCCGATGGCGCAGTTCGTCATAGCCGTAGCGACCCCGAAGGAGATAAGGGCGAGGGTTACCTCGGTCTACTTCTTCTTCGGCAGCATCGCTTCCCTCCTCGGAAACTACGTCTACGCCTACACGATAGACCTTGGGCTGGCAGGGCAGATGTGGATTTCCTCCGCGTTCTTTATTCTGACAGGTCTGATAATGGTGGCCAGCTACATCCTCCTCTACGAGAGAATAACGCCCAAGAGGAAGAAAACCCCCGACGGTGAAAAGCCGAGCCTTGAACCCAAGAGGGTTCTAATCATCGCCTCGCTGATGGCAGTAATAGTGGCCTTCACGTCCGGCGAGATAACCTACGTCTACGTCTCCGAGGCCCTGTGGATGGAGAAGGCAACGACCGCAACGCTCATCGGCTGGGCGGGTTTTCTCTCGGCGATGCTCAGCTACGGCGTCTCTTGGCTCGCCGACGTGAGGAGCGAGAGGCGGATGATTCTGCTCACGTCCCTAATGGCCGCGCTCTCACCGCTCCTTGCGGCAGTAAAGACCGCCTCGACGGTTTTCCTGGGAATATTCCTTGCCCTCTTTGCCTTCCAGAGCTTCAGACCGATTTCCAGAAAGGTTCTGGCTTCCTACCACCGCTCCTCCCTGGCCATCGGTGGCGTCAACGGCGTCCAGAACCTCTCGACCTTCCTTGGGGGGATGCTGTTCGGCTTTGCGTACTCGCTGGGCGAGCTCCACGGGGTTGTAACACTGAACCTCGCCCTTCTAGCATTTACCCCGGTTTCGGTGGCCCTGCTCTGGCAAGGCGTTAAGCTTAAAGGCGGTGGGGAGTAA
- a CDS encoding 50S ribosomal protein L16: MGLRPAKIDRDVDKPAYTRRKYIRGAPGPRITIFDMGNLSAEFEYEVSLHAEQAMQIRQNALEAIRIQVNRYLQKNVGRSNYHFKIRVYPFQVLRENPMATGRKADRYGNGMRRPFGKPIGLAARVKKDQKIITVWVNEAHLKFALGAMHRAKMKLPYSAYYRIYDKEGNDITSKVLSTMKR, translated from the coding sequence ATGGGACTGAGACCAGCCAAGATTGATAGGGACGTTGATAAGCCCGCTTACACTAGGAGGAAGTACATCCGCGGTGCGCCCGGTCCAAGAATAACGATCTTCGATATGGGCAACCTCTCAGCCGAGTTCGAGTACGAGGTCAGCCTTCACGCCGAGCAGGCCATGCAGATAAGGCAGAACGCCCTCGAGGCCATCCGTATCCAGGTGAACAGGTACCTTCAGAAGAACGTCGGTAGGAGCAACTACCACTTCAAGATAAGGGTCTACCCCTTCCAGGTGCTCCGTGAGAACCCGATGGCTACCGGAAGGAAGGCCGACCGTTACGGAAACGGTATGCGCAGGCCCTTCGGAAAGCCGATCGGATTAGCCGCTCGCGTCAAGAAGGACCAGAAGATCATCACTGTCTGGGTGAACGAGGCCCACCTCAAGTTCGCCCTCGGCGCCATGCACAGGGCCAAGATGAAGCTGCCCTACAGCGCCTACTACAGGATCTACGACAAGGAAGGCAACGACATCACCAGCAAGGTTCTCTCGACCATGAAGCGCTGA